The DNA region TTGCAAATGTGGTCACCAGATGGTGATTCTCCAATTCTatcatcttgtatttttattagttgTATTTTCCTATAAGAAGAAACCTCCCCTTATTCCCCATTCAtttccttgatttatttatttatttacatacttATTTATTATGGTCATGGATTCTTATTCTTTGAGTTAAAATCCAAccctttgattcattttgaagcTTTAGGTATGTTCATTGCTCACAAGCATTCTAAATGACCTCAGAGAGCCATGTaggaaatatatgtaaaagaaacagaagtaaaaacTAGGAACTAGGAAACTTAAGGAATGTTTACCCATACAGAGTGGATCAGGAAGAATGAGGGGTGGGAACAGGATAGATGTTGACATATACAAATTTCCatcaatgtataatttttaagacCCATGAGTTTGAATCGATATCTCCAGTTCTAGGTTGACACCAGAGAGTTCTCTCCAGCCTCTGCATTTCCAAGCACATAACAGTTTTCCTGTGAGAGCAAGGCATCACTTCCCTTTTCCTCAGTGTTTACGTATTTGCTGAATCTTTGGATATGTGGCAAGTGGTGGCAGAATCTTGAACTCATACCACTGTTAGTGACACATGAACTACAGCTTAAGACTTTGtttccagctttttctttttattgtcacaGTACATGGATACCATGGGATCCACCTGCACTTCCctctgggaggaagctgccccCAAACTCTTGCTCTCATGCCAGACACATACTTTATAAGAGATGATGAAGTGAAAAGTGTTAATTAGgaataaagaattataaataatcCCAGTATCAAACCTGACCTCATTGTCTTGTTAATAACACTAACATTTGACAACAGAATGCATATTCTGTTAAAGTTGTGGGCATATGCCCACCTTACAATAGTGTTAGGACATGTGCCTCACTGTGCTCCTGACTGCAATAAGAGGATTTAGTGATTTCCACTTAAGTAAATTAACCCTGTTGACAAACATTTCTAAGGCCTGCTTTATATctctgttcctcaggctgtagatgaaggggttcagcatgggggtaACTACTGTATACATGACTGAAGCAATTATGTTTTTGGAATCCCATGATGAGGACAAAAAGTAAACAACAGCAAGTGTCCCGTAGTATAAAGACACCACAAGGAGATGGGAGCCACAGGTAGAAAAAGCTTTCAAGAGTCTCTTAGTGGAGGGAGCCTTCAGGATGATGGTCCCTATACAGATATATGAGCCCAAAACAATAGCCAAAGGTGGAAAATAAAGCATTCCTCCCTCAGTGAAGATGACCATCTCATTGAGGGAGATATCTGAGCAGCTGAGCTTCAGGAGCACAGTgaggtcacagaagaagtggGTGATGATATTGTTGGCACAGAAGGACAGTCGGGCCAACAGGAGGGTGTGCAACAGTGCATGGTCACAGGCAATAATCCAGGAGGCAGCCACCAGCAACATACACAGCCCCTCCCTCATTATGGTGGTGTACTGTAGAGGGTGACAGATGGCTACGTACCTGTCATATGCCATCACTGCCAGAAGGAAATTGTCAAGACTACCGAAAAGTATGAAAAAGTACAACTGAGAAATGCATCCTACATAAGGGATGGATATTTGCTGAGTCTGCATGTTCATGAGCATCTTAGGGACAGTGACAGATgacagagaaatgtcagagaaggccaagtggctgaggaagaagtacatgggcgtGTGCAGGTGGGAGTCCAACCTGATGAGCAGGATGATGAGTAGGTTGCCCAGCACCGTGGTCAGGTACATGCCCAGGAATAGGGTGAAGAACACACCCTGGTGCTCTGGCTGGATggggagccccaggaggaggaactCGGACACActgctctggttctcaggcctcatGCTGCTCTTCTGTCTGCCGAGGATGGAGGAGGTTTGGGAATCTCAGGAACCTAGAAAAATAACTAGGACCATCACATCTCGTACTGTAATTTTGGGGAAAATCATGAATTTTTTTCTACACGTTTATTCATTTGTTAGACCTGTAAAAGTATCCATCTCCACAGTAACCCATTGTGGTTCCTGGAAATCATTGAAACCCATAAGTAGCCAACAAGACCTCATTGAACAGAAGCAGGATGTGTTCACTGTTTCATTCGGCCATTATTGATTGAACACGGAGTCCTTTCTTTTTGGGCATGTGCCAGCTGGGACGaggatttttcagttttttatttggaaatgattttaGAGATACAGAAACGTTGTAACGATGGCATTAAGAATTCTTGGAAAGGCCTTAATCTAGATTCCCCAATGTTTCAGGTTTTACTGTGTTTACCctctgtgtgcatgtatatatgaaCGTGTGTATGTTTCAGACTTATTAGAGTTTGAGCAGATATACCACAATGCATATTATTAGAAACCTGTGTCAGACCCTCTACTAAGGACTGAGATGCCACAGTGAACAGGAAAAGCAAAATCCCCATTTCTGGGAGGTTAGATCTCAATGAGCATGGAGGGAGACTTTGTACACTAGTCCAGTGAATACACAATTCACTGCAGCAGAATTGGAATGTGAGCCCTGAAAACCTGGATCAATTGTGTCACCTGAAGTAAACATGAGACTCCAGTGCTGAGAAGATGTTGGAATGATGTGACTCTCTTCCTGTGAACCTGCCAAGTCCCATTGACCTACAGCTGTAACCTCAGGGACACTCTAGGAATTGGTGGCCTTTTAAAGCTACCTGATGCCACAATAGCTCCAAAACCAGAAAAGTCCACAAGCTGTCTTTTGTGACAGTGCTGAACATTTTGGTGAATATCTGGGTAGTAGACTAAGGATTTTACCTGTGTTTCCTAGTTCAATCCACACTTTCGACTTATATTCCCAGAATTTCAGACCTCTTCACAGCTGCACTAAGAATTTGTGTTTTTCCACCTATTTTAGCTTTTTAGAAATAGAGACCTAAATGGTACCAATTCTGTAGGCACAcagaggcagggtggggacaaaatgaacacacacgtgtgtgtgtatccGTCTATATTACAAGTAATATGTATAACCATGATGCatacttgtatcttcttttttatagttgaTAATCACATGTTCAGTTGtgtgtagattttatttatttagttttagagagaagggaaaggagggagaaagagagagaaacatcaatatgaaagaaatacctcaattggttgcttctcatttgccccctactagggacctggcccaccctGAGCAGGAaccaaatcagcaaccttttggtgcacaggctgCCACAGaagcccctgagccacaccagccaggggcttcTGTTTTCTATGAATTAAAAATTAGCGTGCATTAGGTACTTCATAGGGTTCAGTCTAATTCATCCATGTGATCAGAACCCATCCTCAGAACCATTTCACATGGAAACTTCCCATTTATTGGTTAGGGGAGCCAAGCATGCTAT from Phyllostomus discolor isolate MPI-MPIP mPhyDis1 unplaced genomic scaffold, mPhyDis1.pri.v3 mPhyDis1_scaffold_32, whole genome shotgun sequence includes:
- the LOC114489761 gene encoding olfactory receptor 1J4-like; the encoded protein is MRPENQSSVSEFLLLGLPIQPEHQGVFFTLFLGMYLTTVLGNLLIILLIRLDSHLHTPMYFFLSHLAFSDISLSSVTVPKMLMNMQTQQISIPYVGCISQLYFFILFGSLDNFLLAVMAYDRYVAICHPLQYTTIMREGLCMLLVAASWIIACDHALLHTLLLARLSFCANNIITHFFCDLTVLLKLSCSDISLNEMVIFTEGGMLYFPPLAIVLGSYICIGTIILKAPSTKRLLKAFSTCGSHLLVVSLYYGTLAVVYFLSSSWDSKNIIASVMYTVVTPMLNPFIYSLRNRDIKQALEMFVNRVNLLKWKSLNPLIAVRSTVRHMS